A segment of the Halodesulfovibrio sp. genome:
CAACAAAGGACCATGCTCTAAGCGAACACCGATCAGTTTAATTTTGCCAGCAGCAAACTCATTATAGTCTACCGCCCCCGGCATAGATAGCAACCGATCAATACTCTTAATGACTTCAACTTCTGGGTTGATAATAGCAGAAATATTGAGAAGATTTTCGGAAAGTTCTTTACTGTATCCGCTATATTCTTCATTACGGATACGCGCGAGTTTTTTTGCATTAGGAGCGATAATATTCGCAAATAGGCATGCAATAATATTAACTTCATCGCTGTCAGTCACTGCAAGGAAAATATCGGAATCCGCAGCACCGGCATCTTTAAGAACTTCTGGACTGGAACCGGAACCCAGAATTGTTTGCACATCCAGAATTTCAGAGATTCTTTTAAGTGCATTTTCATCCTGATCTATCACAACAACCTGCTTATGTTCCTGAGCAAGACGCTGTGAGATGTGATAACCAACTTCGCCAGCTCCGACGATAACAACTTTAAGCTGGTCAACCTTAGGTTCCCGATGGAATAAACGCATATAGAGAGTAACTCCCAAAAACGTGAGACACAAAAAAAGTTAGGGGCATATGCCCCGAAAGTCAAAGACCGTAAACAACACCAATCGAAAAAAAGGTCTCACAACTGATTGAATTATCAACAACGTAACAAAAGATGTATACAACATCACTTGTTCAACTGCATTGAAACAAATGTAACAATTACATCAGTACTTCTTACCGAAAGGTATCTAGGTTCATTAGAAAAATTTACCAGATTCAAGATACAACATCAACTAAGCATGACTACAGAAAAAACACAAAGAAAAAAGCCCGCTGGACAGCGGGCTTTTTTTGAAAAGTCAAGCAGGACAGATTAGGCTTTAATGCCAGCAACAGCCTTGCTCAAACGGGAGATCTTGCGACCAGCGGTTTTCCAGTGGATAACGCCTTTACCGGCTGCTTTATCCAGAATACCGTTAGCTACGCGGAGAGCTTCCTGAGCTTTCGTCAGATCTTCTTCAAGTACTGCTGTGCGAACGTCTTTGATAACGTTACGAACACGAGTTTTCATTGCACGGTTACGTGCAGCACGTTTAAGGGACTGACGATGTCTCTTGATGGCAGATTTATGGTTAGCCAAGGTAATTTCCTCCAAAACTATATGGTAGTAAGATTCAAATTTAAGACCTTACTGGAACACGGGAACTAGCTCATTACGCGCATCACTGCACGCTGTCAACTCAATTCCTATTTTTTATCAAAGTATCCCAGCAAAAAACAATCTACATCTGCAATGCAGAAAAGTCCGCCAAACGACCAAGCTGCTGTACAAGAGCGCTCAACAAGTTCAAGCGGTTTGCGCGTACTTTCTGGTCGTCGCACATAACCATTACATTATCAAAGAATGCGTCAACCGCAGGGCGAAGCTCTGCAAGCAACGCGAATAACGCATCAAAATCTTCTTCTGCCCAAAGCTGGGCAAATTTAGGAGCAACGTCTTCAAGAGCTGCTGCAAAAGATTTCTCTGCGTCATTTTCAAACAATGCAGAATCGTATGCGCCTGTAAGCTCTACACCTGCTTCACTACCCTGCTTGCGGATAATGTTTGCAGCACGCTTAAAGGTCAGCACAGCCTGATCGAAGCCTTCACCTTTGCTGTACGTAGCAAGAGCTTTCAGTCGAGCATCTGCTGCCCACACGTCATCAGAATCTGCATTAAGCACAGCTTCTACCAGAAGAGTTTCATAACCTTTGCTGGTAAAGTAGTTTTTAAGGCGCTGTGCAAAGAACTCGTTAAGCTTAGCAAGAGCTTCCTGCTCATCGAGTTTCCAATCAATATTTTCATAACGATTCTGAGCAGTAGCAAAAAGTTCTGCCGCAGAAATACGTAAATGCTTTTCAATAATAATACGTGCAATACCAAGGCAGCAGCGACGCAAAGCATACGGGTCAGCAGCACCGGTTGGAATCATGCCAAGACCGAAACAGCCTGCAAGCGTATCTGCTTTATCTGCCATGGAAACCAGCGCGCCACACAAGGATGATGGAACAGGGGAGTCAGGACCTGCTGGCAGGTACTGTTCTGCAATTGCATCCGCAACAACAGTGGACTCACCTTTACGTGCAGCATAAATGCCGCCCATAATGCCCTGAAGGCTGTCGAATTCACCAACCATTTCAGATACAAGATCAGCCTTGCAGATGCGACCTGCGCGTTCTGCATCCGCTTTGATCTCTGGCGCAACCTTTGCTGCAAGATCAGCACACAAGCCGGAAATACGGCGAGTTTTATTCCCCATGCTGCCTAGTGGTGCAAGGAAAATAACACTGTCGAGCTTCTCAAGCCATGTGTCTACATCAACTTTGAGGTCTGTATTCCAGAAGAAACGACCATCTTCGAGACGCGCACGCAGTACACGTTCCCACCCTACTTTTACCACTCCCATTTCATTCGGAGTAGTATTCAGTACAGTAAGGAAGTGTGGCAACAAGTTGCCTTCAGCATCTTCTACACCAAAACTTTTCTGGTGACTCTGCATGCTGGTGAGCAGTGCCTGACGTGGCAGTTCGAGGAAAGATGCATCAAAATCACCAAGACAAGCGATTGGATGTTCAACAAGACCTTGAACTTCATCAAGAAGGCTATCTTTCCAAATAATGCGTCCGCCTGCTTTTTCAGCAAGAGCATTACCTTCCTCGATAATTTTTGCACGGCGTTTTT
Coding sequences within it:
- the rpsT gene encoding 30S ribosomal protein S20 — its product is MANHKSAIKRHRQSLKRAARNRAMKTRVRNVIKDVRTAVLEEDLTKAQEALRVANGILDKAAGKGVIHWKTAGRKISRLSKAVAGIKA
- the glyS gene encoding glycine--tRNA ligase subunit beta, encoding MSLFILEIGTEELPARFQKGLENELITRLSSFLKESNVDFDKVESHVTPRRAAVMVYDIAEVQKESEEVIPGPPVRIAYDADGNPTKAAAGFAKTQGVDLADAFRLETDKGEYLAVRKKMGGAKTADLLAAFCPELIAHLSFAKKMKWGDQEFTFARPIRWLLAMLNDAVVPFTVAELTSGNKTYGHRVHAAGPFAIANAADYFDTIENTCAIVLSAEKRRAKIIEEGNALAEKAGGRIIWKDSLLDEVQGLVEHPIACLGDFDASFLELPRQALLTSMQSHQKSFGVEDAEGNLLPHFLTVLNTTPNEMGVVKVGWERVLRARLEDGRFFWNTDLKVDVDTWLEKLDSVIFLAPLGSMGNKTRRISGLCADLAAKVAPEIKADAERAGRICKADLVSEMVGEFDSLQGIMGGIYAARKGESTVVADAIAEQYLPAGPDSPVPSSLCGALVSMADKADTLAGCFGLGMIPTGAADPYALRRCCLGIARIIIEKHLRISAAELFATAQNRYENIDWKLDEQEALAKLNEFFAQRLKNYFTSKGYETLLVEAVLNADSDDVWAADARLKALATYSKGEGFDQAVLTFKRAANIIRKQGSEAGVELTGAYDSALFENDAEKSFAAALEDVAPKFAQLWAEEDFDALFALLAELRPAVDAFFDNVMVMCDDQKVRANRLNLLSALVQQLGRLADFSALQM